One Nostoc sp. UHCC 0302 DNA window includes the following coding sequences:
- a CDS encoding TonB family protein, producing the protein MSFSGINVEQRSKEVEALKSFLAYSLIGSLALHIGALSSGLGNFLTRVPEEEDQPIEVAIVDSPTAEPEKLIEETPKQTLKEPEVQKQSIIKEPEIVQKQAIVQQPEQPTQTSQLTNTPPREIASKPEIPVKSPSNSQPATQNSESLKQQLSELRSSRTSPGGGGGDSTVPSNNPGGSGSGVALGTGSGIPIGTGTGIIGGTGTGTGTGTGTGTGTGTGTGTGTGTGTGTGTGTKPGNISTVATTSTPRRTNNSGNGRAACQECGAKYPEAARRRGIEGRVEVAVDTDEKGNVTNVRVARSSGNRYLDEETLRQAREWKLKSAAGGRQGVSIATEYALRGSRRYRQVQEEKKRRQAEQTNQQQTAASNSNSTDETPRRRRLRTSTIVDVPAETTTVNRNRQRRESTPSSNESTARRQQVESTAARSSRNQGSTRDSQPRIQRQQVSNDSSPKPATTTNRRRRRENASQSQLRQSLRQLRQQPQSQPAAPSAPASQE; encoded by the coding sequence ATGAGCTTTTCTGGTATCAATGTCGAGCAACGTTCTAAAGAAGTTGAGGCTCTTAAGTCTTTTCTGGCTTACAGTCTGATTGGTTCGCTAGCGTTGCATATCGGCGCACTATCCTCCGGATTAGGTAATTTTTTAACAAGAGTACCTGAAGAAGAAGACCAACCCATAGAAGTAGCGATCGTTGATTCTCCGACTGCGGAACCAGAAAAACTAATTGAAGAAACTCCTAAACAAACACTAAAAGAACCAGAAGTACAAAAGCAATCCATAATAAAAGAACCAGAAATTGTACAAAAGCAGGCCATAGTACAACAACCAGAACAACCTACTCAAACGTCACAGTTAACCAATACCCCACCAAGGGAAATTGCCAGTAAGCCAGAAATCCCTGTGAAATCTCCTTCTAATTCACAGCCAGCAACTCAAAATAGCGAAAGTTTAAAGCAGCAGTTGAGTGAACTTAGAAGTTCTAGAACAAGTCCAGGCGGTGGTGGAGGCGATAGTACAGTACCTTCAAATAATCCAGGTGGCTCTGGCTCCGGTGTTGCTTTAGGTACAGGCTCAGGTATCCCTATAGGCACAGGCACAGGTATAATTGGCGGTACAGGTACAGGTACAGGTACAGGTACAGGCACAGGCACAGGCACGGGTACAGGCACAGGTACAGGTACAGGCACAGGCACAGGTACAGGCACAGGCACAAAACCAGGAAACATTTCTACAGTAGCAACAACATCAACACCGAGAAGAACTAATAATTCAGGAAATGGTCGAGCAGCTTGTCAAGAGTGTGGGGCGAAGTATCCAGAGGCAGCCAGACGACGAGGCATCGAAGGCAGAGTAGAGGTAGCTGTTGATACCGATGAGAAAGGTAATGTCACGAATGTGCGTGTTGCTCGCTCCAGTGGAAACCGTTACTTAGATGAAGAAACCTTGAGACAAGCGCGTGAGTGGAAATTAAAATCGGCAGCAGGTGGCAGACAAGGAGTGTCTATTGCCACCGAATATGCCTTAAGGGGTTCACGGCGATATCGCCAAGTTCAAGAAGAGAAAAAACGCCGACAAGCAGAACAGACAAACCAGCAGCAGACAGCAGCATCAAACTCCAACTCCACAGATGAAACACCAAGACGTAGGCGACTGAGGACATCTACTATTGTGGATGTTCCTGCGGAAACTACTACCGTAAATAGAAACAGGCAAAGACGAGAGTCTACACCATCCTCGAATGAATCTACAGCAAGGCGTCAGCAAGTCGAAAGCACTGCTGCCAGATCATCTCGTAACCAGGGAAGTACAAGAGATTCTCAACCTCGCATCCAGCGTCAGCAAGTGTCTAACGACTCATCACCAAAGCCAGCAACAACTACAAATCGGCGGCGGCGAAGAGAAAATGCTAGCCAAAGCCAGTTGCGGCAATCTCTACGCCAATTGCGCCAACAACCTCAATCCCAGCCTGCTGCACCATCAGCACCTGCTAGCCAGGAGTGA
- a CDS encoding efflux RND transporter permease subunit encodes MFVNTFIKRPVLTTVCTFIILLLGSICIPILPISQLPDLAPVQINVTSNNVGADAQTTESTVTNIIERQINGVKGVSYISSNTGNDGASNITVSFPTSTNADIAQVNVQNKETLAEPQLPDIIQRTGVTVETASSSLLLAFGFYADNSEYDNTFISNYVDLYILDQIKRIPGVGSVRIFGERKYAMRLWLDPNKLAQQKLTPQDVATALQEQNIQVGAGSIGKEPAPDGQSFEFALRASSRFKEAAEFEDMVLKVSPSDGSSTTTSTNATSSTLVKVRDVGRVELGAESYLSDAKFALSGSNPKPAVGLGIYQLPGSNALQVAHAIEEKIKELEKSFPPGLKAQIAFDTTPFVEISLEEVLHTLAEAIVLVVLVIFVFLQDWRTTIIPTVAIPVSLIGTCAALLVLGFQINTLTLFGFVLAIGIVVDDAIIVVEAVTVKLEQGMRPYEAAVEAMKELTGAIIATSLVLMAVFIPVAFVPGTTGIVYKQFALTVAVSIAISTFNALTFSPSMAAILMRPSQIGRGPLGWFFNLFNRGFTWFTRRYVGLVSFLTHVKPMVVGVFIAGLVATVLMYRAVPTGFIPEEDQGYFFVIAQAPDGVSLKYTESVLERVAKEAIAMPEVRAAFAISGFGFDGNASNLGLAFVNLKSWKERPEESQSVYGILQRLNKKLSTITEARVIAANAPPVRGLSTTGGFEFIIQDRTGNAPIESLVGTAEKFIAAANKKPVLQRVFTQFTANTPQFQIQVNRNQAKALNVEINQIFQALQTYLGSQYVNDFVQGQRQYRVYVQADGVFRSNPDDIGKLYVRSNSGAMIPLSNLVQITPFVGPKIISHYNLYRSIKIQGSPAPGASSGQAIKAMEEVAAEILPQGFGYEWTGTYLQEKTSGGATGLIFGLAIVMVFLVLAAQYESYVDPIIILLTVPLAILGAMTALWLRSNVFMVGSLFPKVVDDIYCQVGLVTLIGLAAKNAILVVEFANQLHEQGMSYTRAAVKAGEERLRPILMTAFAALLGFLPLVISEGAGASSRWSLGTALFGGLLLATFLSLFLVPILYILVKSLAQALLFRKGGGGSNPPDSPNSANGTSGSGRGALPAGSSQPEAQLRSQQDGRTA; translated from the coding sequence ATGTTTGTCAATACCTTCATCAAGCGGCCAGTTCTGACGACCGTCTGTACATTCATCATTTTGCTGCTGGGAAGCATCTGTATTCCGATTCTTCCCATTTCTCAGCTACCAGACCTCGCCCCGGTGCAAATTAACGTTACTTCCAATAATGTTGGTGCAGATGCCCAAACAACAGAAAGCACTGTAACTAACATTATTGAAAGACAAATTAACGGAGTTAAAGGTGTATCTTATATATCTTCTAACACGGGCAATGATGGAGCCAGCAATATAACTGTTTCTTTTCCAACGAGTACCAACGCAGATATTGCTCAAGTCAACGTCCAAAATAAAGAAACCCTGGCTGAACCGCAATTGCCAGACATTATTCAACGAACGGGTGTGACTGTTGAAACAGCATCAAGCAGTCTGCTTCTCGCTTTTGGGTTCTATGCAGATAATAGTGAGTATGACAACACTTTTATCAGTAACTATGTTGATTTGTATATTCTCGATCAAATAAAACGGATTCCTGGTGTAGGAAGTGTCAGGATTTTTGGGGAACGCAAATATGCGATGCGTCTCTGGCTCGATCCCAATAAGCTTGCTCAACAAAAACTGACTCCGCAAGATGTGGCAACTGCCCTGCAAGAACAGAATATTCAAGTGGGTGCAGGGTCAATTGGTAAGGAACCAGCACCAGATGGGCAGAGCTTTGAATTTGCTTTAAGAGCAAGTAGTCGGTTTAAAGAAGCGGCTGAATTTGAAGATATGGTGCTGAAGGTTAGCCCAAGTGATGGTAGCAGTACCACTACTAGCACCAATGCCACCAGTAGCACCCTAGTTAAAGTCAGAGATGTCGGTCGGGTTGAACTAGGAGCAGAGAGCTATCTCTCTGATGCTAAATTTGCCCTATCAGGCAGCAATCCCAAGCCAGCCGTGGGTTTGGGAATATATCAACTTCCGGGTAGTAATGCTCTACAAGTTGCCCATGCTATTGAAGAGAAGATAAAAGAGCTAGAGAAGAGTTTTCCACCTGGATTAAAAGCGCAAATCGCATTTGACACTACTCCATTTGTGGAAATTTCCTTAGAAGAGGTATTACACACCCTGGCTGAGGCCATTGTCCTAGTTGTCTTGGTCATTTTTGTCTTCTTGCAAGACTGGCGCACCACCATCATTCCCACTGTTGCTATCCCCGTTTCGCTAATTGGGACTTGTGCAGCTTTGTTAGTTTTAGGTTTTCAGATCAACACACTGACCTTGTTTGGATTTGTGTTAGCGATCGGGATTGTCGTTGATGATGCCATCATTGTAGTGGAGGCAGTTACAGTCAAGCTAGAGCAGGGTATGAGACCCTATGAAGCAGCTGTTGAGGCAATGAAAGAGTTAACTGGGGCAATCATTGCTACGTCACTTGTACTCATGGCAGTATTCATTCCCGTCGCATTCGTTCCTGGTACTACTGGTATTGTCTACAAACAATTTGCTTTAACCGTTGCTGTCTCTATTGCCATCTCAACTTTCAACGCCTTAACCTTTTCTCCGAGTATGGCAGCTATTCTTATGCGGCCATCTCAAATAGGAAGAGGCCCTTTAGGCTGGTTCTTTAACCTGTTTAATCGCGGATTTACTTGGTTCACGCGTCGGTATGTCGGGCTTGTTAGCTTCCTCACCCATGTTAAGCCAATGGTGGTTGGGGTCTTCATTGCTGGTTTAGTAGCAACGGTTTTAATGTACAGAGCAGTACCTACTGGGTTTATACCAGAGGAAGATCAGGGTTACTTCTTCGTGATTGCCCAAGCACCTGACGGGGTTTCTTTGAAGTATACCGAATCAGTTTTGGAACGGGTTGCTAAGGAAGCCATAGCCATGCCAGAAGTGAGAGCTGCTTTTGCAATCAGTGGTTTTGGTTTCGATGGAAATGCTTCTAATTTGGGGCTGGCATTTGTTAACCTGAAATCTTGGAAAGAGAGGCCTGAAGAATCTCAGTCTGTTTATGGAATACTTCAAAGGTTAAACAAAAAACTTTCCACGATTACAGAAGCGAGAGTGATTGCTGCCAATGCTCCACCAGTGCGAGGGTTGAGTACTACAGGTGGTTTTGAATTTATCATTCAAGACCGAACTGGCAATGCTCCGATTGAAAGCCTAGTTGGGACAGCAGAAAAATTTATTGCAGCGGCGAATAAAAAGCCTGTTCTCCAACGAGTATTCACTCAATTCACTGCCAATACTCCCCAATTTCAAATCCAGGTAAACCGCAACCAAGCCAAAGCTCTCAACGTAGAGATTAACCAAATATTTCAAGCGTTGCAGACTTACTTGGGATCGCAATATGTCAATGACTTTGTTCAAGGACAGCGACAGTATCGAGTATATGTCCAAGCAGATGGGGTGTTTCGGTCTAATCCTGATGATATTGGCAAGCTCTACGTTCGCTCTAATAGTGGGGCAATGATTCCGTTGAGTAATCTGGTGCAAATTACTCCGTTTGTCGGGCCGAAAATTATCTCGCATTACAACTTGTACAGGTCAATCAAAATCCAAGGGTCTCCTGCGCCAGGCGCTAGTTCTGGACAAGCGATTAAAGCAATGGAGGAAGTAGCAGCAGAGATATTGCCCCAAGGGTTTGGTTATGAGTGGACAGGGACTTATCTTCAAGAAAAGACTTCTGGAGGAGCTACAGGCTTAATTTTTGGTTTAGCTATTGTTATGGTCTTTCTGGTATTGGCGGCGCAGTATGAAAGCTACGTTGACCCAATTATTATTTTGCTGACAGTTCCCTTGGCAATCCTGGGAGCGATGACAGCGCTTTGGCTACGCTCAAATGTTTTTATGGTGGGTAGCTTGTTTCCGAAAGTGGTGGATGATATCTATTGCCAAGTGGGACTGGTGACTTTGATTGGTCTGGCGGCAAAGAACGCGATTTTAGTCGTGGAATTTGCCAATCAGTTGCATGAGCAAGGTATGAGCTACACGCGGGCGGCAGTGAAAGCAGGAGAAGAACGTCTGCGACCGATTCTGATGACTGCTTTTGCGGCGTTATTAGGATTTTTACCCTTGGTTATATCTGAGGGTGCTGGAGCTAGCAGCCGTTGGTCTCTGGGAACAGCACTTTTTGGAGGACTGCTGCTGGCAACCTTCTTGAGTCTATTCTTAGTACCAATTCTGTACATTTTGGTGAAGAGCCTAGCTCAAGCTCTATTGTTTCGTAAGGGTGGTGGAGGCTCAAATCCTCCAGATTCGCCAAATTCTGCCAATGGAACTTCAGGCTCTGGACGTGGAGCTTTGCCAGCAGGCTCAAGTCAGCCAGAGGCACAACTCAGGTCACAGCAAGATGGCAGAACTGCTTGA
- a CDS encoding LysR substrate-binding domain-containing protein, protein MDADLRLLRYFVAVAEDLNFTRAAERLYISQPALSKQIRQLERELGIELLKRSSRDVKLTAAGAALLPLAQQLLQDWQFTLLAVREVAASEMQTLRVGFIASIGSEFTKSILARFQALRPGWKVTIRFFELSDPTAGLLSGNTDVALLRLPVPKQDKLSTEILLVEPRWVALSSDHPLAQREVLQMSDLVNEPFITVPAESGIWRDHWLAIDERGGHPVVIGTEVNNTSEALEAVINGQGVALVSESTTKVYTRSGQTFRPVKDVSPSVLAVAWRRDSSNIIVQDFVQACLEVSKSEG, encoded by the coding sequence ATGGATGCTGATTTGCGCTTGCTCCGATACTTTGTTGCCGTGGCTGAAGACTTAAACTTCACTCGTGCTGCCGAACGGTTGTATATTTCCCAACCAGCGTTGTCTAAGCAGATTCGCCAGTTAGAACGTGAATTAGGCATTGAATTATTAAAGCGCAGTAGCCGCGATGTCAAACTCACCGCCGCTGGTGCAGCTCTCTTACCTCTAGCTCAACAGCTTCTACAAGACTGGCAATTTACCTTATTGGCAGTGCGGGAAGTCGCAGCAAGCGAAATGCAGACATTGCGCGTTGGTTTCATTGCCAGCATTGGCAGCGAATTTACGAAATCTATTCTGGCACGTTTTCAAGCCCTAAGACCGGGTTGGAAGGTGACGATACGTTTCTTTGAGTTGTCAGACCCAACCGCCGGACTACTCTCTGGGAATACTGACGTTGCTTTATTGCGTTTGCCAGTACCTAAGCAAGATAAACTATCTACAGAAATCTTGCTGGTTGAACCGAGATGGGTGGCTTTATCTTCTGACCATCCTTTGGCGCAGCGCGAAGTTTTGCAGATGTCAGATTTGGTTAATGAACCTTTTATTACAGTACCTGCTGAATCTGGGATATGGCGAGACCATTGGCTAGCGATAGATGAGCGGGGTGGGCATCCAGTCGTTATTGGTACAGAAGTCAACAATACTAGTGAAGCTTTGGAAGCCGTGATTAATGGTCAAGGGGTAGCTCTAGTTTCGGAAAGTACGACAAAAGTTTATACCCGGTCAGGACAGACTTTTCGCCCAGTTAAGGATGTTAGCCCCAGTGTGCTGGCTGTGGCATGGCGCAGAGATTCTTCTAACATCATAGTTCAAGACTTCGTGCAAGCTTGCCTTGAGGTGAGCAAATCTGAGGGCTAA
- a CDS encoding histidine phosphatase family protein, giving the protein MSQIVWIARHANRLDFVNPDWFLTAERRYDPPLSDDGMVQAQQLANRLKREKIAHIFASPFLRTVQTANAVAEILDLPIKLETGLSEWLNPAWMTEDPERLSISALAELFPRIDISYTPCIAANYPETREKVWERSGQTARCLSSEFFPENILLVGHGISVVGGTIGLVGEIAKTEVKASLCSLVKVVRQYPEWFLELKGDTSHLTQVEEVIRFA; this is encoded by the coding sequence ATGAGTCAGATAGTCTGGATTGCAAGACACGCTAACCGCCTTGATTTCGTAAACCCTGATTGGTTTCTCACCGCAGAACGACGCTATGATCCACCCTTATCTGATGATGGTATGGTGCAGGCACAGCAGTTAGCCAACCGCTTGAAAAGAGAAAAAATCGCCCACATTTTTGCTTCTCCCTTTCTGCGAACCGTACAAACAGCAAATGCAGTGGCAGAAATCCTGGATTTACCTATCAAGTTAGAAACAGGCTTGAGCGAATGGCTAAATCCTGCTTGGATGACAGAAGATCCAGAAAGACTCTCAATTTCAGCATTAGCAGAGTTATTTCCTAGAATCGACATCAGTTATACACCATGCATTGCTGCTAACTACCCCGAAACTCGTGAAAAAGTATGGGAACGTTCTGGACAAACAGCCAGATGCTTATCAAGTGAATTTTTCCCTGAAAATATCCTTTTGGTAGGTCACGGTATATCTGTTGTCGGGGGGACAATAGGACTAGTAGGGGAAATTGCCAAAACAGAAGTTAAAGCTTCGTTATGTTCCCTAGTAAAAGTCGTGCGTCAATATCCAGAATGGTTTTTAGAACTAAAGGGAGATACCTCCCATTTAACTCAAGTAGAGGAAGTGATTCGATTTGCTTAA
- a CDS encoding glucokinase produces the protein MTLLLAGDIGGTKTILQLVELSESQSELHTIYQESYQSGDFPDLVPMVQGFLLKAESPTPEKACFAIAGPIVKNTAKLTNLAWFLETERLEKELGIPHISLINDFAAVGYGILGLQKQDLLTLQAGKLQPEAPIAIIGAGTGLGQGFLIKQGKYYQVFPSEGGHADFAPRHELEFQLLKYLLDKHDIQRVSVERVVSGQGIVSIYQFLRDRKIAPESPDIAKIIRTWEEEAGQQEKSVDPGAAIGKAALQKSDRLCEQTMQLFVEAYGAEAGNLAIKLLPYGGLYVAGGIAPKILPIIQNSSFLLNFTQKGRMRSLLEEIPVYIVLNQQVGLIGAALCAARL, from the coding sequence ATGACATTACTATTAGCCGGAGATATTGGCGGTACAAAAACTATTTTGCAACTGGTTGAACTATCAGAGTCACAGTCGGAGTTACATACTATTTATCAGGAAAGTTACCAGAGTGGAGACTTTCCCGATTTAGTACCGATGGTACAGGGGTTTTTGCTCAAAGCTGAGTCACCAACGCCAGAAAAAGCTTGTTTTGCGATCGCAGGGCCAATAGTAAAAAATACTGCCAAACTGACCAATTTAGCGTGGTTCCTAGAAACCGAACGATTAGAAAAAGAATTAGGCATCCCGCACATTTCTCTAATCAACGACTTTGCTGCTGTTGGCTATGGCATTTTAGGTTTACAAAAACAAGACTTACTGACTTTGCAAGCTGGTAAACTGCAACCCGAAGCCCCGATTGCAATTATTGGTGCTGGTACTGGTTTAGGGCAAGGATTTTTAATTAAGCAAGGAAAGTACTATCAAGTCTTTCCTTCTGAAGGTGGACACGCCGACTTTGCCCCGCGTCACGAGTTAGAATTTCAGCTATTGAAATATCTGCTAGATAAACATGATATCCAGCGCGTTTCTGTAGAACGTGTGGTTTCTGGTCAGGGAATTGTTTCAATTTACCAATTTTTACGCGATCGCAAAATCGCCCCGGAATCACCAGACATTGCCAAAATAATCAGAACCTGGGAAGAAGAAGCCGGACAGCAAGAAAAAAGCGTCGATCCTGGTGCGGCTATTGGTAAAGCTGCACTGCAAAAAAGCGATCGCCTTTGTGAACAGACTATGCAATTATTTGTAGAAGCTTACGGTGCAGAAGCCGGAAATCTTGCCATCAAACTTTTACCTTATGGTGGATTATACGTTGCAGGCGGGATTGCACCCAAAATTCTCCCTATAATCCAAAACAGCAGTTTCCTATTGAATTTCACTCAAAAAGGTCGGATGCGATCGCTCCTCGAAGAAATACCTGTATATATTGTCCTCAATCAACAAGTTGGACTAATAGGTGCTGCTTTGTGTGCTGCTAGGTTATAA
- the rpsU gene encoding 30S ribosomal protein S21, producing the protein MTQVIVGDNEHIESALRRFKREVSKAGIFQDMRKHRHFETPIEKRKRKEIALHKQSKRRFRT; encoded by the coding sequence ATGACCCAAGTAATAGTAGGCGACAATGAACACATTGAGTCTGCCTTACGTCGATTTAAGCGAGAAGTTTCCAAAGCTGGAATTTTTCAAGATATGAGGAAGCACCGTCACTTTGAAACGCCTATTGAAAAACGCAAACGCAAAGAAATTGCCTTGCATAAGCAGAGTAAAAGGCGTTTCCGCACTTAA
- a CDS encoding RNA-binding protein: MSIYVGNLSYQVTEEDIKGVFGEYGTVKRVQVPTDRETGRPRGFAFVEMGTDAEETAAIEALDGAEWMGRDLKVNKAKPKEDRGDRGSFGGNRGGGYGGGGGRNRY; the protein is encoded by the coding sequence ATGTCAATTTATGTAGGTAACCTTTCTTACCAAGTTACAGAAGAGGATATCAAGGGTGTTTTTGGTGAATACGGTACTGTAAAGCGGGTTCAAGTACCTACAGACCGTGAAACAGGTCGTCCACGAGGCTTTGCTTTTGTGGAAATGGGAACAGACGCTGAAGAAACAGCTGCTATTGAAGCTCTTGATGGTGCTGAGTGGATGGGTCGTGACCTGAAAGTAAATAAGGCGAAGCCCAAGGAAGATAGAGGAGACAGAGGTTCGTTTGGCGGTAACCGAGGAGGAGGATACGGTGGGGGCGGTGGACGTAACCGCTACTAA
- a CDS encoding high light inducible protein, producing MTGFNNPKPPVLDDRNAARPGFTPQSENWNGRLAMIGFLSVVLIEAFSGQGFLHFWGLL from the coding sequence ATGACAGGTTTCAACAATCCTAAACCTCCTGTTTTAGATGATCGGAATGCTGCCCGTCCTGGATTCACTCCTCAAAGTGAAAATTGGAACGGTCGCCTTGCCATGATTGGTTTTTTATCTGTCGTGTTGATTGAAGCTTTTTCTGGTCAAGGCTTTCTTCATTTCTGGGGACTGCTTTAA
- a CDS encoding helix-turn-helix domain-containing protein, whose protein sequence is MQKQGISLAEAAKRLGMSQSDLYVAVQKGQIPTFRRDRRTVVPPGALKDYQIRLRFNSDYRL, encoded by the coding sequence ATGCAAAAGCAAGGTATTTCACTGGCAGAGGCAGCAAAGCGTCTAGGTATGAGTCAGAGCGATTTGTATGTGGCTGTGCAAAAAGGACAAATCCCTACTTTTAGAAGAGATAGAAGAACTGTCGTTCCTCCAGGAGCTTTAAAAGATTATCAAATTAGGCTGCGTTTTAACTCTGATTACAGACTCTAA
- the infC gene encoding translation initiation factor IF-3: MNSQIKSHQVFLIDHENNNRGLMDTDEALQLAESLELDLVVVSEGKDAPIAKILNYGKLQYQKKKRQGQSARPTVKEVRFRPNVGVADYNLRIEQAIQWLSQGDSVKFAIRLRGRENQYREQAGEMLDRIVAALSQAGKVQSLDKRSLIVQVVPA; encoded by the coding sequence ATTAACTCGCAAATTAAGTCCCATCAAGTCTTCTTGATTGACCATGAAAATAATAATCGTGGTCTAATGGATACTGATGAAGCTCTACAGTTAGCCGAAAGTCTAGAACTTGATCTAGTTGTAGTCTCTGAAGGTAAAGACGCTCCAATAGCCAAGATTCTTAACTATGGCAAGCTTCAGTATCAAAAGAAAAAACGTCAGGGACAAAGTGCTAGACCGACTGTAAAAGAAGTTCGATTTCGTCCAAACGTGGGTGTGGCTGATTACAACTTACGGATTGAGCAAGCGATTCAGTGGTTGAGTCAAGGCGATTCAGTGAAGTTTGCTATTCGTTTGCGAGGTCGAGAAAATCAATATCGCGAGCAAGCTGGAGAAATGTTAGACCGCATTGTAGCTGCTCTTAGTCAAGCAGGGAAAGTCCAATCCTTGGATAAACGCTCACTGATTGTTCAAGTTGTTCCTGCCTAA
- a CDS encoding orange carotenoid protein N-terminal domain-containing protein — MNYTIESARNIFSNTQVADAVPATTAMFAELNIDDQLAFLWYAYTELGRTITPAAPGKANLQLMEGIFNEIKQMSHEEQTQLMRDLASNADTPISRSYAYFGVNAKLGFWWQLGEWMKQGIVAPMPVGYQMSTQVKAVLEAVQKIDQSQQITVLRNTVVNMGFDPALADNKQAQVINFKFPRTSLSPQFTIEGVTEPTVLKYIEAMNADNVEAAVALFANNGALQPPFQKPIVGREAIAAYLRDEGQGLVMKPTKGVSESIEDGYTQHKITGTVETPWFGGNVGMNIAWRFLLDPQGQIYFVAIDLLASPKELLNLTRR; from the coding sequence ATGAATTATACTATTGAGTCCGCACGCAATATTTTCTCTAACACTCAAGTGGCAGATGCTGTTCCAGCCACCACAGCAATGTTTGCTGAACTCAACATTGACGATCAACTAGCATTTCTCTGGTATGCCTATACTGAACTAGGTCGTACAATTACTCCAGCTGCTCCTGGCAAAGCAAACCTCCAATTGATGGAAGGAATATTCAACGAAATTAAGCAGATGTCTCATGAAGAGCAAACGCAATTAATGAGGGATCTAGCGAGTAATGCTGACACTCCCATCAGCCGTTCCTATGCATATTTTGGTGTCAACGCGAAGCTAGGATTCTGGTGGCAGTTAGGAGAGTGGATGAAACAGGGTATCGTCGCTCCTATGCCAGTTGGCTATCAAATGTCAACTCAAGTTAAAGCAGTGCTAGAAGCAGTTCAAAAAATCGATCAGAGTCAGCAAATTACTGTACTACGGAATACTGTAGTAAATATGGGTTTTGATCCGGCTCTGGCTGACAACAAACAGGCACAAGTCATAAACTTTAAGTTTCCACGTACATCTTTAAGCCCCCAATTCACCATTGAGGGAGTCACAGAACCGACAGTGTTGAAATACATTGAAGCGATGAATGCAGATAATGTTGAAGCTGCTGTTGCTTTATTTGCTAACAACGGTGCGCTGCAACCGCCCTTCCAGAAACCGATTGTCGGACGAGAAGCGATCGCTGCATATCTACGGGATGAAGGGCAGGGATTAGTGATGAAGCCAACCAAAGGCGTCTCAGAAAGTATAGAAGACGGTTATACACAGCATAAAATTACTGGTACGGTCGAAACTCCTTGGTTTGGAGGTAATGTTGGGATGAACATTGCTTGGCGATTTTTACTTGATCCTCAAGGTCAAATTTACTTCGTGGCTATTGACTTACTAGCCTCCCCCAAAGAACTGCTTAACCTAACTCGCAGGTAA